Proteins co-encoded in one Pseudorhizobium banfieldiae genomic window:
- a CDS encoding cell wall hydrolase has product MSRNCRARLNAWSAPALFGLVAWLAFPSTASHGDLSALLNGLDAGQRWRAVLTHSPAGSIHSSELAFPGAERMLPSDAGLALPDGSKIAFVGGGSKGDATPDEDRVNRKAKKGRIVAVEPMQPPKAFSAGSILQRTSALTLPPQGRQELAGFAKPGKKVKEFELASFYFRKEEKPAAGVSPMIASLVTNDKADVLATAYAPPEPDFARESPFDAILKKPEAGRFIPPIGRDDHAWAATPLPAETFSAREQQCLASGIYFEARGESARGQAAVAQVILNRVRNPAYPDTICGVVYQNEDWRNRCQFSFACDNIRDRIRSQYHWKMAREVAMAVTAGKIWLNEVGSSTHYHAVYVRPKWARSMKKVGRIGLHIFYRTYGGGWS; this is encoded by the coding sequence TTGAGTCGCAACTGCCGTGCCCGCCTGAATGCCTGGAGCGCTCCTGCGCTATTTGGCCTTGTCGCCTGGCTGGCCTTTCCCTCTACGGCGTCCCATGGGGATCTCTCCGCACTCCTGAATGGGCTCGATGCGGGTCAGAGGTGGCGGGCTGTTCTGACCCATTCTCCGGCCGGATCCATTCACTCTTCCGAGCTCGCCTTCCCCGGCGCGGAGCGCATGCTTCCCTCCGATGCAGGTCTGGCTCTGCCGGATGGCAGCAAGATCGCCTTTGTTGGTGGTGGCAGCAAGGGCGACGCAACGCCGGACGAGGATCGCGTCAACCGGAAGGCGAAGAAGGGGCGTATCGTGGCGGTCGAGCCGATGCAACCTCCCAAGGCCTTCAGTGCCGGTTCGATCCTGCAACGGACCAGTGCGCTGACGCTGCCGCCGCAAGGCAGACAGGAACTGGCCGGGTTCGCCAAGCCCGGTAAGAAGGTCAAGGAGTTCGAACTGGCATCCTTCTACTTCCGCAAGGAGGAGAAGCCGGCTGCCGGTGTGTCGCCGATGATCGCCAGCCTCGTGACCAATGACAAGGCCGATGTCCTGGCAACAGCCTACGCGCCTCCGGAGCCGGATTTCGCCCGGGAGTCGCCCTTCGACGCGATCCTCAAGAAGCCCGAAGCCGGGCGCTTCATCCCGCCGATCGGGCGTGATGATCATGCATGGGCCGCGACGCCGCTTCCGGCGGAAACATTTTCGGCGCGTGAGCAGCAATGCCTCGCGTCCGGCATCTACTTCGAAGCACGTGGCGAATCGGCGCGCGGGCAGGCGGCCGTGGCACAGGTCATCCTCAACCGCGTACGCAATCCTGCCTATCCGGATACGATCTGCGGCGTCGTTTACCAGAACGAGGATTGGCGCAACCGCTGCCAGTTCTCCTTTGCCTGCGACAACATCCGGGACCGCATCCGCTCGCAATATCACTGGAAGATGGCTCGCGAGGTCGCCATGGCGGTCACCGCCGGGAAGATCTGGCTAAACGAGGTTGGCTCATCGACCCACTACCACGCGGTATACGTCCGCCCGAAGTGGGCGCGGTCTATGAAGAAGGTCGGGCGCATCGGCCTGCATATCTTCTATCGCACCTATGGCGGCGGCTGGAGCTGA
- a CDS encoding SMP-30/gluconolactonase/LRE family protein — protein sequence MHDAKSEPATLSNTVSELGEGPNFEPETNTLWWFDILGKLLHERNLSTGEERHHPLPFMASVIARIDEERQLLATEEGLYIRNRRDGALSLYCELEAGNAGTRSNDGRLHPSGCLWIGTMGKGAEEGAGAIYHVARKTVTPLFRNISIPNGICFSPDGSTGYFVDTTKNLLMRVSLDASTGLPVGEPAILVDTSDQPGGMDGSVCDRDGNIWNARWGAGAVDCYSPDGTLAKRHRLPARQTTCPVFFGPGLTNIGVTSAWEGLSPDQRESDPLAGQMFAFTAGAAGTPESSFRV from the coding sequence ATGCACGACGCAAAATCCGAGCCTGCGACCTTGTCCAACACCGTTTCCGAGCTCGGAGAGGGGCCAAACTTCGAACCGGAAACGAACACGCTTTGGTGGTTCGACATCCTGGGAAAGCTGCTTCACGAAAGGAACCTCTCCACCGGTGAGGAGCGACATCACCCGCTGCCATTCATGGCGAGCGTCATCGCCCGCATCGATGAGGAACGACAGCTTCTGGCAACCGAAGAGGGGCTTTACATCCGCAACCGCCGGGATGGTGCGCTCAGCCTCTATTGCGAGCTAGAGGCTGGGAATGCCGGCACCCGCTCCAATGACGGACGGCTCCATCCGAGTGGCTGTCTCTGGATCGGGACGATGGGGAAAGGAGCCGAGGAAGGCGCCGGTGCCATCTACCATGTGGCACGGAAGACCGTGACCCCGCTCTTCCGCAATATCAGCATCCCAAACGGAATCTGCTTTTCGCCGGACGGTTCCACCGGCTATTTCGTCGACACCACGAAGAACCTCCTGATGCGGGTCAGCCTCGACGCCTCTACGGGACTGCCAGTCGGCGAGCCCGCCATCCTCGTTGATACGAGCGATCAGCCGGGCGGCATGGACGGCTCGGTCTGTGACCGGGACGGCAACATCTGGAATGCGCGGTGGGGCGCCGGAGCGGTGGACTGCTATTCTCCGGACGGCACGTTGGCGAAACGTCACAGACTGCCGGCGCGGCAGACGACTTGTCCCGTCTTCTTCGGACCCGGCCTGACGAACATCGGGGTTACGTCGGCCTGGGAAGGACTGAGCCCTGACCAGCGGGAGAGCGACCCACTTGCCGGCCAAATGTTCGCCTTCACCGCCGGTGCCGCCGGCACGCCGGAGTCGAGCTTCCGCGTCTGA
- a CDS encoding Mrp/NBP35 family ATP-binding protein, giving the protein MTDVTKEQVLAALSKVRGPDLTDDIVSLKMVSDVFISDNKVYFSITVPADRAEQLEPLRAAAERSVKAVRGVKGALVTLTADRKAGATPSAPPRRPQPAAPPHAHGSPARPEKAGVPGVGAIIAVASGKGGVGKSTTAVNLALGLQAIGMKVGILDADIYGPSIPRLMKISGRPQQIENRIIRPMENYGLKAMSMGFLVDEETAMIWRGPMVQSALLQMLREVAWGELDVLVVDMPPGTGDVQLTMAQQVPLAGAVIVSTPQDLALIDARKAITMFRKVEVPLLGIIENMSYFVAPDTGARYDIFGHGGAQAEAARIGVPFLGEVPLTIDIREKSDSGTPVVAADPEGLAGQIYRDIALRVRGALEGRVERPAPTIVFE; this is encoded by the coding sequence ATGACGGACGTGACCAAGGAACAGGTTCTGGCGGCGCTTTCAAAGGTCCGCGGCCCTGACCTCACCGATGACATCGTGTCGCTGAAGATGGTCTCCGATGTCTTCATTTCCGACAACAAGGTGTACTTCTCGATCACCGTGCCCGCCGACAGGGCCGAGCAGTTGGAACCGCTACGGGCAGCCGCCGAGCGATCGGTCAAGGCCGTTCGAGGCGTCAAAGGTGCCCTGGTAACGCTGACGGCGGATCGAAAGGCTGGTGCCACGCCCTCTGCCCCGCCACGTCGCCCGCAGCCTGCAGCCCCACCGCACGCACATGGGTCTCCGGCGCGCCCGGAAAAGGCGGGCGTACCGGGGGTGGGCGCGATCATAGCGGTTGCGTCCGGGAAGGGGGGAGTGGGGAAGTCCACGACCGCTGTCAATCTTGCCCTCGGCCTGCAGGCCATCGGGATGAAGGTCGGGATACTCGACGCCGATATCTACGGCCCCTCGATTCCGCGGCTCATGAAGATTTCGGGGCGGCCACAGCAGATCGAGAACCGCATCATCCGTCCGATGGAGAACTATGGCCTTAAAGCGATGTCCATGGGTTTCCTTGTCGACGAAGAGACCGCCATGATCTGGCGTGGCCCGATGGTTCAGTCGGCGCTTCTGCAGATGCTGCGGGAGGTGGCCTGGGGCGAGCTCGACGTCCTGGTCGTCGACATGCCTCCCGGCACCGGCGACGTGCAACTCACCATGGCCCAGCAGGTGCCTCTTGCTGGCGCAGTGATCGTCTCTACCCCGCAGGACCTGGCGCTGATCGACGCACGCAAGGCCATCACCATGTTCCGCAAGGTGGAAGTGCCGCTGCTCGGCATCATAGAGAACATGAGCTATTTCGTGGCGCCCGATACCGGTGCGCGATACGACATCTTCGGCCATGGCGGCGCACAGGCAGAAGCCGCTCGGATCGGCGTCCCCTTCCTGGGTGAAGTGCCGCTGACGATCGATATCCGGGAGAAGTCCGATAGTGGGACGCCTGTTGTTGCAGCGGATCCTGAGGGGCTCGCCGGGCAGATCTACCGGGATATCGCGTTACGGGTGCGCGGGGCGTTGGAGGGGCGGGTGGAAAGACCGGCTCCTACGATCGTCTTCGAATAG
- a CDS encoding F0F1 ATP synthase subunit B, which yields MAFDATFFALVGLILFFVLLAYLKVPGMLTKSLDERAENIRNELAEAKRLREEAQQLLAEYQRKRKEAEADAAQIVAAAEREAAMLTEEAKQKTEEFVARRNALSEQKIRQAEADAIAAVRSAAVDLAIAAAEKVIASKADAGTQDALFKDSLGKVQSRLN from the coding sequence ATGGCTTTCGACGCTACTTTCTTCGCCCTTGTCGGCCTTATCCTCTTCTTTGTGCTTCTGGCCTACCTGAAGGTGCCGGGAATGCTCACAAAGTCGCTCGACGAGCGCGCGGAGAACATCCGCAACGAGCTTGCGGAAGCCAAGCGCCTTCGCGAGGAAGCGCAGCAGCTTCTGGCCGAATACCAGCGCAAGCGCAAGGAAGCCGAGGCCGACGCCGCTCAGATCGTCGCTGCGGCTGAACGGGAAGCAGCCATGCTGACCGAAGAGGCCAAGCAGAAGACGGAGGAATTCGTCGCCCGCCGCAATGCCCTGTCGGAGCAGAAGATCAGGCAGGCCGAGGCTGACGCCATTGCTGCAGTTCGCTCCGCTGCCGTCGATCTCGCAATTGCCGCCGCTGAAAAGGTGATTGCGAGCAAGGCCGATGCCGGTACGCAGGACGCGCTGTTCAAAGACTCGCTCGGGAAAGTACAGTCGCGACTGAACTGA
- a CDS encoding F0F1 ATP synthase subunit C, with protein MEAEAAKFIGAGLACFGMAGTALGLGNIFGNYLSGALRNPSAADSQFGRLVFGFAVTEALGIFSLLVALLLLFAV; from the coding sequence ATGGAAGCGGAAGCAGCAAAGTTCATCGGCGCAGGTCTCGCTTGCTTTGGTATGGCCGGTACGGCTCTCGGTCTCGGCAACATCTTCGGCAACTACCTGTCGGGCGCCCTGCGCAACCCGTCCGCCGCTGACAGCCAGTTCGGCCGTCTGGTATTCGGCTTCGCCGTTACGGAAGCTCTGGGCATCTTCTCGCTGCTCGTTGCTCTCCTTCTCCTGTTCGCCGTCTAA
- a CDS encoding F0F1 ATP synthase subunit B, whose protein sequence is MFVTSAFAQTAPEATETQEAPGAAPAGELHTETGVVHDDAHATGVFPPFDASTYPSQLLWLVITFGLFYLLMKKVIVPRLGGILEQRHDRIAQDLDEASRLKSEADAAVETYESELAAARSKAHTIGETAREAAKTKAAADRAAIEAELAEKLSAAEARISDIKAQAFAQVGAIAEETASAIVDQLIGAKANADEIKSAVAAASPKGA, encoded by the coding sequence ATGTTCGTGACTTCGGCATTTGCGCAGACCGCGCCGGAAGCCACAGAGACGCAAGAAGCGCCGGGCGCAGCGCCTGCGGGCGAGCTGCACACGGAAACCGGCGTCGTTCACGACGACGCGCATGCCACGGGCGTATTCCCGCCCTTCGATGCTTCGACCTATCCATCGCAGCTTCTCTGGCTCGTCATCACCTTCGGTCTCTTCTACCTTCTGATGAAGAAGGTTATCGTGCCGCGCTTGGGTGGAATTCTCGAGCAGCGCCACGACCGCATCGCCCAGGATCTCGACGAGGCGTCCCGCCTGAAGTCGGAAGCCGATGCGGCTGTCGAAACCTATGAAAGCGAACTCGCCGCGGCGCGCTCCAAGGCGCACACGATCGGCGAGACGGCTCGCGAAGCCGCCAAGACAAAGGCTGCCGCCGACCGCGCCGCCATCGAGGCAGAGCTTGCAGAGAAGCTCTCGGCGGCCGAAGCCCGCATCAGCGACATCAAGGCTCAGGCCTTCGCCCAGGTTGGAGCTATCGCCGAAGAAACGGCATCAGCCATTGTCGATCAGTTGATCGGCGCCAAGGCCAACGCCGATGAAATCAAGTCTGCCGTTGCCGCAGCATCTCCGAAGGGGGCCTGA
- a CDS encoding F0F1 ATP synthase subunit A — MANDPTHQFQISKIVPIEIGGLDFSFTNASLFMVATVACAAGFLYFATSQRGLIPGRAQSVAEMSYEFIAGMLREGAGSSGMKFFPLVFTLFMFVLTANMLGMFPYFFTVTSQIIVTFALALLVIGTVLVYGFYKHGLHFLSVFVPSGVPGVLLPLVVAIEIISFLSRPISLSVRLFANMLAGHITLKVFSGFVASLGALGALGIGGAILPLIMTVALTGLEFLVAFLQAYVFAVLTCMYLNDAVHPGGH; from the coding sequence GTGGCCAACGATCCGACCCATCAGTTCCAGATCAGCAAGATCGTCCCGATCGAAATCGGCGGCTTGGACTTCTCCTTCACGAATGCATCGCTGTTCATGGTCGCGACGGTCGCCTGCGCCGCCGGCTTCCTCTATTTCGCCACCTCGCAGCGCGGCCTGATTCCCGGCCGGGCGCAGTCGGTCGCCGAAATGTCCTACGAGTTCATTGCCGGCATGCTGCGTGAAGGCGCCGGCAGTTCGGGGATGAAGTTCTTCCCCCTGGTCTTCACGCTGTTCATGTTCGTCCTGACGGCGAACATGCTGGGCATGTTCCCATACTTCTTCACCGTAACCAGCCAGATCATCGTCACCTTCGCTCTTGCGCTGCTGGTGATTGGCACCGTCCTCGTCTACGGCTTCTACAAGCACGGCCTGCACTTCCTGAGCGTGTTCGTGCCGAGCGGCGTTCCCGGGGTGCTTCTGCCGCTCGTCGTCGCGATCGAGATCATCTCCTTCCTGTCCCGTCCGATCTCGCTGTCGGTGCGTCTCTTCGCCAACATGCTGGCAGGGCACATCACGCTGAAGGTCTTCTCGGGCTTCGTAGCCTCGCTTGGCGCTCTTGGCGCGTTGGGCATTGGCGGCGCCATCCTGCCTCTCATCATGACCGTCGCCCTGACGGGTCTCGAATTCCTCGTCGCCTTCCTACAGGCCTATGTCTTCGCGGTACTGACTTGCATGTACCTGAATGACGCGGTCCATCCGGGCGGGCACTAA
- a CDS encoding AtpZ/AtpI family protein: protein MTDNRDESLEQRRRRLSAALAERDAEEAAEAKRDAQSEESRRGMALGLKISSEFIAAIAVGAMLGYLLDRFAGTGPWGMIILLLLGFCAGILNVLRAVGMVALPPSLAGGRDKKRKP, encoded by the coding sequence ATGACGGACAATCGGGACGAGAGTCTGGAGCAGCGCCGCAGGCGTCTTTCTGCCGCCTTGGCGGAGCGGGACGCCGAAGAAGCGGCTGAAGCGAAGAGGGATGCGCAGAGCGAGGAAAGCCGTCGAGGGATGGCTCTCGGTCTGAAGATCTCTTCGGAATTCATCGCCGCAATCGCGGTGGGCGCCATGCTTGGCTATCTTCTCGACCGTTTTGCCGGTACAGGGCCTTGGGGGATGATCATCCTGCTCCTCCTCGGCTTCTGCGCCGGAATACTGAACGTCCTGCGGGCCGTGGGGATGGTTGCTTTGCCGCCGTCCCTGGCGGGCGGTCGGGATAAGAAGCGAAAGCCTTGA
- a CDS encoding helix-turn-helix transcriptional regulator: protein MPPLEKSIPNESTENQILEIKGLKTQFDVFRFMKRITESYGARAFMVVNMPGPTSLTLSAHSVITNWPAELITHFDREGLLSSSPILKRLRESFIPTQYDLEEVNLVRGNTVSTDLFAPYRLLRGAYFPVHDSTGMRGAVSLAGDGAPFTHQQMMELSYLAIHVYERLGQIRSMTTRTVETLTERELDCITWTAAGKTSAEIAEILGLSEHTVNHYLNRAAKKLDSVNRTQAVATAFRLGLIC, encoded by the coding sequence ATGCCGCCTTTGGAAAAGAGCATCCCAAACGAATCGACCGAGAATCAGATCCTGGAGATCAAGGGACTGAAGACGCAGTTCGACGTATTCCGGTTCATGAAGCGGATAACCGAATCCTATGGCGCTCGCGCTTTCATGGTCGTGAACATGCCGGGACCGACCTCCCTCACTCTTTCCGCCCATAGCGTCATCACCAACTGGCCTGCGGAGCTCATTACTCATTTCGACCGCGAAGGACTTCTCTCCTCCAGCCCAATCCTGAAGCGGTTGCGTGAATCATTCATTCCCACCCAGTATGACTTGGAGGAAGTGAACCTTGTGCGCGGCAATACGGTTTCGACCGACCTGTTTGCCCCTTATCGTTTGCTTCGAGGCGCCTATTTCCCGGTGCACGACAGTACTGGGATGCGCGGCGCCGTATCGCTCGCCGGTGATGGTGCTCCCTTCACGCATCAGCAGATGATGGAACTCAGCTATCTGGCCATCCATGTCTATGAGCGGCTAGGGCAGATACGCAGCATGACCACCCGCACCGTCGAAACGCTGACGGAACGCGAGCTGGACTGCATCACTTGGACGGCAGCTGGAAAGACAAGCGCGGAGATTGCGGAGATCCTGGGGCTGTCCGAACATACGGTCAATCACTACCTTAACCGAGCCGCCAAGAAGCTGGACAGCGTCAATCGCACCCAGGCGGTCGCAACCGCGTTCCGCCTAGGGCTGATTTGCTGA